TACATATATTTACTCAAGTACAATTAGACACTTTTAATCAAGTATGTTTTTGTACATATGCAGCTCTGGAAAAGAATTGAGAGACCAccgcacctttttctttcattgattttttttttgagaaggacaatttagagtgaggaacagaagggtaaaatttgcagtggcctcttaaatttgacccttctgttcctcactcaaaactGTCCTtcgcaacttttttttttatgaaagaaaAAGTGGTCTCCGCACCGCTGCACATGATTTTTTTCAAGAGCTGTATTTATATGCTTTTTTTGGACTACAATTCTCAGGTACTTTCTCTACCATGCCCTTCTAACATTCTAAAAATGTGTCCCTCTCTCACCACGATGTGTACAGGTGGAAGGCCTCTCAATAAGTCGTCAGGGGCCAGCAGCGGCGACACAAACGGATTCTTAACGACGGGGCAGTTGGACGTGCTGATCATTGCAAGCTGTTCGGACCGCAGGGGCTCGAAGCCTTCTGGGTAGTCTCTGGGACCCGCCGGGTAgtgggcgggggaggaggagttgcAGGGGGAGCGTGGTGAGCTTTGCGGGGTCCTTCTGGGGGAAGACGGCGGGGTCCCTGGGCTGCCCAAGGTCCAGTTGGGGTCCAGGAAAGACTGGAGCCAGCTGGAGGCTCCTTGTTTGAGGTCGTTGAAAAGCAGCGCTGTGTCTCTGCCCAGAGCACTCAGGGAGTTAACCCCTGACGAAGCGCGGATAGTCTGACGTTCATTTCCTGGAGACGGGGGaagtaaaaaaaagagaagaaaatggGGGTGAAGAAGATGAAAAAAGGTTCTAATTGTAACAGAGATCTTAGTCTTGATTCAATCCACATTTCCACTTTCTGTACCTGCATAGGCATTGAGGCACTTGGAAAGCACGCCTAAAGGCAGCAGAGGATCGATGAGGGTGAGCAGGCGGGATGGCGAGGCATCGATGGTGAGCAGGGTAGCGGGGTAGGCAGTCATGATGCCATCAGGCACACGCACTCCGCAGGCCAGGGCCCTCATAGACACGGTGATGCAGAGGTTTCCCCCAGCACTGTCCCCAGCCAAACACACTCGCTCCGCTGTGGAGCctgaggacacagacacactcactgttTACACTACAGGAGATTAGTATTCTTTCCGGATACACAGTTCTATCGATTTttttatgcaaatgtttgttttattatgaATTATTTTTCTATTGCTCCAGTGCATACAGGATTTTTGGCTGCCGCATTGGTGGTTATGGAATCCATGAACCaattagagcaggggtgtcgaactccggtcctcgagggccgctgtcctgcatgttttagatgtttccctgctccaacacacctgattcaattaaaagggttgttataacgaccattcattcgaatcaggtgagctggatcagggaaacatctaaaacatgcaggacagcggccctcgaggaccggagctcgacacccctgaaTTAGAGCTATGTTGCTAACTGCGTGTTTGGTATCTGTAACTGCGTGTTTGGTAGCAGTtactacccccccctccccctcctcccccctcagcatCTCATCTCTCGTGGTGTTCTTGTGCAGCAAGAAGTGAGACTGACCCAGAAGGTGACAGTTCTTGAGTGCCCAGCAGTAGGCATAGAAGCACTCCTCCAGAGCCCTGGGAAAGGGAGCCTCAGGGGCCAGAGAATAGTCCACTGACAGGATGGGACAGCACAGATCCTTCGACCAGCTTCTCAGATAGTTCTTTGACAgatggagatggatggagagagagagagagagaaagggagagaaagagtaaggggtaaagagacagaaagggggaCGGGACAGAGGGTGAGAACATTTCAAGATACATTGCTGTACAACTCTGTTCATGCAGACAGGTCAGTGTCTGTGTTGAACGCAAACCCTCAAGCAGCAATTCATGCACCTACATCCCCCATCCAACCGATATTATATTAAGCTTAGTGGTTAACACCACTCCTCCATTCTGGGTACCTCATGGGATCTGGAGGTCTGGGCCACAAAGCCTCCCCCGTGGAAGTGAATGAGTAGCCAGGGTGATCGTGGGCTTTTCTGGGGCCTGTTGATGATGGAcaaggagaggggcggagcttccGATCGAGAGAAGGCCAGTAGCTCATCACTGTCCTGAGGAACGAAACGCAAAAGTCACAGAGTAAGACGAGTGTCTCGGTTGATCTACGACAGATCTACGAGCGCTGACGTGACGGTGAAGACTGACCTGTCCCTCTCTGAGGTCACAGGAAATGAGGCGCATGTGGACAGGCCCAGGGCCAGTGTGAGCCAGAGGAGGGGATACGGAGGCAGAGAGGCTAGGGTCTGAGGCCAGAGGCAGGCTTAGAGGCAGAGGAGGTATGGTCAGGGTGAGGTTTACTTGCACTTGGTTAGCGCCCATTCTCTGAAAACCCTGTGGGGGAAAACCAGGAATCAATAGAAAGATACGGCGTGAACATTCACAATACAAACAGTGAGTTCTTTATCTTTTGCGTGTGATTGGCATGCTTTTCCTCTCACCGATATCAGCCCAGATTCCGTGAGGTTCCAGAAGGACTTCCAGAACTGCAGATCGAGGTTCTGGGTTATCCGCTcaaactcctcccccctcagctcTGGATCAATCACATACTTCCcagatgtgaggagagagaaagctgcCATACCTAAAGCATTAGCGACAAAGTCAAAGGAGTAGAAGTGtaaaatacaacaaaaaaatacagtGCAAACAAAGACAAAACCTGGGAATATTTTTCCATAATTTAGATTAGCATATTCAGAGACACAGACCTATTCCAGACTGCTGTTTTCCATAACTCTCTCCATATGAGACCATGCTTATAACTACAGTCTGCAGGAATGGACGAAGCGTGGTTGAAAActggaaataaaaaaaagagaagaatcacaccacaacaacaatgtatttaaaaaattaaaaaggtCTCTTCAGCATTCACCTTAACGGTCCGTCTTTGACTGAACCAGATAACCAATCGCTTTCAACCGCAAACGCAACACGACTTCCAAGTCAGACAAGAGATACGAGTGACACCATCCTCTGGTGACGACTGACCTGGAATCCCAGGCAGCGACCGTAGAAGCAGGCCTTGTGCATGGACGTGTACTCCTGCACGAACCTCCTGCTCAGGACGCTGTCCTGCAGGGAGTACAGCTCCCCGTGGCTGTTGTCGTGTAGCAGCCGCTGGgccaggtagaggagggcacGCAGCTGGCACAGGGCGCTGCAGTAGGCCTCCATCTCGGAGGCGTTGTGCTCCGCCCTGAAGAAGGTGCCGCGGCACTTGCTGGAGATGTAGCGTCCTTTGTGGATGATGTGGATGAGGCAGGACCGCAACACCTGAGGGAGACACCGTGGAGCCCTTTGTGAAATTAAATTGTGTGAATGGCGGGTTCATGCAGGTGATGTTTGATTTTAATTTGATGTTTGAGTAGGGGAgtgaggttgagagagagagatagagagagaaagaaataaaggTAATGTTCTCTTTGGAACACTTGAGGAGCACTGTACCTTGACCAGTGTGCGGTAACCATTTCCAGGGGTATGTGCATCAAAATCGTAGTGATGGTAGACAGTGGTGAAGCCAAGAACTACAGGTTCCAGGGTGTGACTATGCTCCTGAATCTGTCTAAAAGATGTCACCAAACGCCTAGCAGCGTCACCATAAGGCAGGTCAGGAGGCCCAGACAAAACAGTGATGTTTTCATTGCACACTGCCTCCAAGGCTGTAAACACAACCTGGATGTCCATGATAAGGAGACTAAACAAAGGacaagagaacgagagagataaggagaataggtgagtgagtgcgtgtgcctgtgaGCGCGTGCGTGCGAGAGTTTGAGGGTCCAGAGTCTTCTGTGTCATTACAACATTATTACTGATTGTGACAGCAGATAACAATCAATAACTTTAAATACTAAGTAGGCTAAAGATCAAGCCGTAAAACTTTGCCTATTGCCAAACATGCATTTGGATCTGCTTGCAATCGTTACATAAGATaacaacaaaaataatatatatatattctaagAGGGCGGCTggaataaagaaaaaaacagcaaGATCTCTGAGGAAAAATGTTAAACCGATTTTACACAACACTGAGGGAAAGGTTACTAAGTAGCGAAACAATTCCTATTTTCATAATCTTAATATTGCAAAAGAGTACACTTGACAACGTAATTTCTTGTTTTTGCGAGGAAAAACGACTTCGGTACTTTTAACCAATAGACTTCTTATCCACTGtttcaactttttaaaagtatttGACCCACAATAGCCTACCATGAGCCAAACGACCCGGAAACAGCTATCCTTACCTTACCTTACCTTAGGATGCGTCAACAGTGAGGCATTTTCCAAAATTCAGTTCAACGTCCACGAGGGGCTTTTAAGTCCATTATATTTTGTTTTCGACTACGCACATCCATCGTTAAAAACACAATACTGAAGACGCCACACCCATCCCGCTCCACAAAACAGCCCTTTGAACCTCACTAGTTAGATAACGTGCGCTACATAGAATGGTAAACTAACTATTGTCTGCGCCACAATATCACCTTTCACGAGCTCCCAGCTGCAATATCATCTTTCCAACAACGATGGAAATGCGGTGTCATTTTGAAAACGCTGTTCTATATATAATACTGCTTTATTCGACCAGATACTTGGATTATTTCTCAGAAATATAGTTAACGATATCGCCGAAGTGGCTTCCGCACTAACTACTTGTGTCTGGATGACAAAGTTAGAACACGGCATGGCTGAATTGTGACAACTGTCTAGAACTGACTCTTGTGCTGAATTAAATAACGACTTAAAGTCTATATTCATTATGATTTTGTGCAAATCATTTGTAACTAAATAGATATTGTCATGTATTTCTGTGTAGCTTAACTTACCAACAGGCATTCTCCTGTGATCTTCTATGATGACAGTTTCACCCACAGTGAATCCTGGGTAGTCTACTGGTCATGTGAGCAGGGCACTCGAATTAAAACAACAGCGGGGACATAGTTTACTTGCCGAACCTGaaataatattcacaatgaTGAAAGGCAGTGCAATGGATTCATGAGGCACACTTTTTAGATTTAATTTTTTCACATCGTCTGGTCTTTTTGGGACACAAGAAATAAAGTGTTTGTCGGATACTGTTTAGCAACACCCTGTGGAGTAAGATATGGGACTTAGTATTGGCACAAGAGGGGTATTGTTTGTAAATAATCTCTTCTATGGTGTTTATCTTGCAGTTAGTGTCCTTCACACTCATCAATAAATGTGCAAGTTTTGTGTCAGTATTGGCACTGTCACATTTAacttatttcaaatatttttttttgaatTGTTATTTTAAATGACGGaaattatgattaaaataaTCCATGTCTTTATGGTCTCACTCCTTATCCAGACAGTCAGTCCCTATTTGTTTTATTGTAACTGACCCTTGTAGGTATCATGATCAGCATATTCCTGCCATCTTGGAAATACAGTTAACAGCtgtttttattaaaaaataCCATAATTTTACAAAACATGTACTATTCTGACAAAAGTAATAAAGGCAAATTTATACAAAGACGTGTATCACAAACCCTAATGCAATTGAAACTGCAATACAGAAGATCGATATCTTTCGAAGACGATTGACCATTGAGAATAATTGAGAAACAATTGTAATTTGGAAACCATTAAAAAAAAGGCTTACTAGAACACATTTCCGAGACCTGCACAACTGTCAGTAGAATCTCCAAAATAGATTTAATGGCGCTGGAGTTCATGGCGCTGATGTATTAATTAAGTAGTATTTGAGCATTAATACAAAACAATATATAACCGACAAATGCCTCCCAAGAACCACAGCAGGACAGAAGCCTTCATGTAGATCCAGTGCTCTGCTTGACGACCATTTTCTGGCGTGCCCCCCTTGAACCGGACGCGTCGAGTCCCGAAATCCCCCCGGAGGAGTTGGGGAAGCCGTGTGCGGCCACATACTTACGGTAAGCTTCGCGAATAATGCGAAAAGCTCGCGTGTTTGCGTAGGAGATATCGGTGACGGGGTCTCGATAGAGCGCGGCCTTGTGAGTCACGGGGCAAACTTCCTGGACGGGCGGCTGGACGGCGACGCGAGCGGCCGGGGGGAAGGCCACTTCGAACGCTTCTTCGTCGCTCAGCGTGATGTAGGTGCGGGAACACAGGCCTCCCGTGTGGTGTTGGGAAGCCGTGGTGGGGTTGAGTGGCAAAGGAGTCACTGCTTGTGGGGTGTCCTGGTCCAACCTTTGAAGGGAAATAATGTGAAACAACGAGAGGTAGTAAATAATACCTCACACCACCTTATAGACAGATACAGAAAAAAAACCTGTCATGAAAACCACTACGTTTTTATGGACGATCTTTGTTTACGTTCAAAAGAACAGAGCGCTGTGTCATTATCCAAACGTATGATTGTACGGATGTAAGTTCCGCAGACAGAACAACAGGTCATGGCGTTCCTTACCCTTCTACGTCAACGTTTTCTTCTTTCAACATGGAGTGGGACACCAGAGGCATGAGGACCGAATGGTAGCGGATTGTCGGCCCCTCAAAACGCCTCTTCTTATGGACTTGCTTTTTCTTGTCGGCCTCCAAACGCTCATAGTTCTCTAAAAATCCCCCcaaacatttagttatttagcagatgctcttatccagagagacttacagcaagtacagggacattctccccgaggcaagtagggtgaaatgccttgcccagggacatagtaaccttctgattaatagcccgatttcctaaccgctcagacaTCTGACTCATCAGGGTTGAGAGACTCTTAGGCTAATTACTTCTGTAAGATCGATGATTATCTTGACTGTTCAAGGCAAATGTAGACTTTACAATATAATCAATGAGGACATTAAATGTACACTTAAGGTCAGGTGTTACTTTACTGTGTTTACCCGTGGGTTAATGGGTTAATACTTAAAAGGATATGTGACAACATTTACAACTAATGGGATGGATTTATCTGAACTGAAAATCCTTCTGGCTCTGTACAGCAGGGCTGCCAAActctttagagaactacatttgATCAGTAACAGGAACCTAACACTTAACCGCTCAGTATGATTAATTAGGTTTGATAGGCTCACCCAGAGATCGGAGGTTGAGTTCGGCAGTTATCTTGGCCTCAGCTAGCAGCTCATCCTGGGTCAGAGGCTGATCGTGGTGGGCCCCCCTCCGTCGTCGAGGGGCATCTTGCCTTTCCTGCAGCCGCAGGTTTGTCTTCCGTGTGTGCTCGCTGGTAGACTGGCGTACAGACTTCCGAgctggaaaatatatttttggggaTCAGAAACTAGTAGCAGGTCTAACATAAAACAATCTCCCATATTGTCCAGTTTTTTGTGTCAAATTATACTCCTATAGCCTCAACATAATCCACCATTGTAtatacttttttgggggggaacatCTGACAATATTTATCATTGATATTTCGGGATTTTTGTTTCCTCACAATCTCAGTCACCAAATAATGACATGTGATAACAATAACATCACAATGATGATATGCACCAATAATGACTATCAGCTTATAGATTCAACACAGATTCTTCcaacaataaaataaacatcTCAATGTGTATTTCACCACAACAACCCAAAAATGTATGCATCCTTATTCTCGAGGATAATTGTGCCTGTTTAAGATTAAAATGTTAACAATTATTCTGAAACAAATTTTCTTACTCTCTCCAAAGTCCTGAAACTCCTGTGGGACTCTTCTCTCTACTTTTGCCCTCTCAgtcttcttcacctcctccaagggTCTCTTCTGTTTGGGCTTGGACAACTTTAAAGGCTCCTATGAAAACAAACAACCTACATTAACCTCCCGAGTTTCTTGGACAGTGACTTCTCTTTTGTAGTTTTGGTTCAATACTCAATCACTTCATTGTCATTGCATTCCGTCACGAGTGCAGACTATCAGCTTGAGGGTGTTTTCCTTCATACCGAATCATCCACACTCTTCTTCTAACACAGTCAGCCATTGTAGGGCACCAACAGTCCTAGGACAGTTTAAACTGCCAACACTTTAACTTGATAATCATTGGGTCATGGCAATTCCAATATGCTAGAAAAATGTATACCAGTGCCATTTGGAGAATAAATGTAACTTATGAACAATGCATTAGATAAGGAGTAGGTATTGGGTTTGCATCAGTTACCTTATAGGCTTTAGTGACAACTCGACTCTTCCTACGAGGCGCATCATCTTCCTGGTCACTATCAGGCTCATCGCCCTCATCGATGTCAAAGTCGCTATCCACCTCATCTTCTGTGTCTGAATGTTCCCCTCGATATTCGTCGTCTCCCGATTCCTGAGGAAaaatatgataaaaaaaaatcacgTTCGCATAGAAACCGACAGATGTTGTGAAACAATGTAACTAATTGGCCAAAACGGAAAACGCATCTCTGGCGCTGACAGAGAACAACGATGTCTCCTGCAGAATGTACACACAATCCAAGCTATATGCACACATACTATCTCGAGTAGACAATGAACTTGAGTTGTTTGTGCAAAGGACTCACTCTGCTACTGAATTAAATTAATAGTATAATCTTTAGTGAACCGTGCATACAGCTTTTGTGCAAGCCAGTCCAGGCTAGCTATATTAGCCATCTGGCTACTCACGTCATTGA
This genomic window from Hypomesus transpacificus isolate Combined female chromosome 4, fHypTra1, whole genome shotgun sequence contains:
- the lipea gene encoding lipase, hormone-sensitive a isoform X2; amino-acid sequence: MDIQVVFTALEAVCNENITVLSGPPDLPYGDAARRLVTSFRQIQEHSHTLEPVVLGFTTVYHHYDFDAHTPGNGYRTLVKVLRSCLIHIIHKGRYISSKCRGTFFRAEHNASEMEAYCSALCQLRALLYLAQRLLHDNSHGELYSLQDSVLSRRFVQEYTSMHKACFYGRCLGFQFSTTLRPFLQTVVISMVSYGESYGKQQSGIGMAAFSLLTSGKYVIDPELRGEEFERITQNLDLQFWKSFWNLTESGLISGFQRMGANQVQVNLTLTIPPLPLSLPLASDPSLSASVSPPLAHTGPGPVHMRLISCDLREGQDSDELLAFSRSEAPPLSLSIINRPQKSPRSPWLLIHFHGGGFVAQTSRSHENYLRSWSKDLCCPILSVDYSLAPEAPFPRALEECFYAYCWALKNCHLLGSTAERVCLAGDSAGGNLCITVSMRALACGVRVPDGIMTAYPATLLTIDASPSRLLTLIDPLLPLGVLSKCLNAYAGNERQTIRASSGVNSLSALGRDTALLFNDLKQGASSWLQSFLDPNWTLGSPGTPPSSPRRTPQSSPRSPCNSSSPAHYPAGPRDYPEGFEPLRSEQLAMISTSNCPVVKNPFVSPLLAPDDLLRGLPPVHIVASALDALLDDSVMFAKKLKTIGQPVSLTVVEDLPHGFLSLSQLSKETQEASDICVAKIREVFKAHFSSFRKQPHLGWTNHTPGSSNGGTNQDEGFCHGGNPNKT
- the lipea gene encoding lipase, hormone-sensitive a isoform X1, with the translated sequence MTQKTLDPQTLARTRSQAHALTHLFSLSLSFSCPLFSLLIMDIQVVFTALEAVCNENITVLSGPPDLPYGDAARRLVTSFRQIQEHSHTLEPVVLGFTTVYHHYDFDAHTPGNGYRTLVKVLRSCLIHIIHKGRYISSKCRGTFFRAEHNASEMEAYCSALCQLRALLYLAQRLLHDNSHGELYSLQDSVLSRRFVQEYTSMHKACFYGRCLGFQFSTTLRPFLQTVVISMVSYGESYGKQQSGIGMAAFSLLTSGKYVIDPELRGEEFERITQNLDLQFWKSFWNLTESGLISGFQRMGANQVQVNLTLTIPPLPLSLPLASDPSLSASVSPPLAHTGPGPVHMRLISCDLREGQDSDELLAFSRSEAPPLSLSIINRPQKSPRSPWLLIHFHGGGFVAQTSRSHENYLRSWSKDLCCPILSVDYSLAPEAPFPRALEECFYAYCWALKNCHLLGSTAERVCLAGDSAGGNLCITVSMRALACGVRVPDGIMTAYPATLLTIDASPSRLLTLIDPLLPLGVLSKCLNAYAGNERQTIRASSGVNSLSALGRDTALLFNDLKQGASSWLQSFLDPNWTLGSPGTPPSSPRRTPQSSPRSPCNSSSPAHYPAGPRDYPEGFEPLRSEQLAMISTSNCPVVKNPFVSPLLAPDDLLRGLPPVHIVASALDALLDDSVMFAKKLKTIGQPVSLTVVEDLPHGFLSLSQLSKETQEASDICVAKIREVFKAHFSSFRKQPHLGWTNHTPGSSNGGTNQDEGFCHGGNPNKT
- the vps72a gene encoding vacuolar protein sorting 72 homolog a; this encodes MTLAFSREPRKTAGNRMSKLLDAEEEDDFYKTTYGGFNDESGDDEYRGEHSDTEDEVDSDFDIDEGDEPDSDQEDDAPRRKSRVVTKAYKEPLKLSKPKQKRPLEEVKKTERAKVERRVPQEFQDFGETRKSVRQSTSEHTRKTNLRLQERQDAPRRRRGAHHDQPLTQDELLAEAKITAELNLRSLENYERLEADKKKQVHKKRRFEGPTIRYHSVLMPLVSHSMLKEENVDVEGLDQDTPQAVTPLPLNPTTASQHHTGGLCSRTYITLSDEEAFEVAFPPAARVAVQPPVQEVCPVTHKAALYRDPVTDISYANTRAFRIIREAYRKYVAAHGFPNSSGGISGLDASGSRGARQKMVVKQSTGST